A window of the Verminephrobacter eiseniae EF01-2 genome harbors these coding sequences:
- a CDS encoding PaeR7I family type II restriction endonuclease, which yields MPLNLCDYENKTSDAIKAFWQTRDDARSKQKESGKADQGERAAVTGGKNMHGVSRLVVDLVKANGLPNAQVHQQRAVLTLPGYFRPTKLWDLLVIDNGRLIAAVEFKSHVGPSFGNDFNNRTGSPG from the coding sequence GTGCCATTGAATCTCTGCGACTACGAAAACAAAACGAGTGACGCGATCAAGGCGTTTTGGCAAACAAGGGACGACGCCAGGTCAAAGCAAAAGGAGTCCGGCAAGGCCGACCAGGGCGAGCGGGCCGCAGTGACTGGCGGCAAGAACATGCACGGCGTTTCGCGTCTTGTGGTCGATCTGGTCAAGGCCAACGGTCTGCCGAATGCACAGGTACATCAGCAGCGGGCGGTGCTGACCTTGCCGGGCTACTTTCGCCCGACCAAACTGTGGGATTTGTTGGTGATCGACAACGGGCGGCTGATAGCAGCCGTCGAATTCAAGAGCCATGTCGGCCCCTCGTTCGGCAACGACTTCAACAACCGCACCGGATCGCCCGGCTGA
- a CDS encoding LacI family DNA-binding transcriptional regulator: MVDVAKLAEVSLATVSAVINDSAPVSADRKKRVLDAIRRVGYQTNAIARSLKTGSTKTIGLMIADITNPFFTAVIHSIQEVAYHHGYGVMLCCSDEDPEKERLHLRLMSDRMVDALIIATAGETPPLRALIDSRRKPVVLIDRLLDGVATDAVVIDNVAAARDAVRYLVSLGHRRIGLITGKSTLSTARERYQGYCQALAEAGIAIENALVGAARFGSADGYGAAMGLLSLAERPTAIFASNNLSGIGLMRGIKDSGLRCPADISVACFDDFEWADVFEPRLTTLVQPTRAIGAQAMAIVLEHLQDGGAQRSAARVVRMRAQLRIRDSCVMWPPPPGLST; the protein is encoded by the coding sequence ATGGTTGACGTTGCCAAGCTCGCCGAGGTCTCGCTGGCCACGGTGTCGGCGGTCATCAACGACTCCGCGCCGGTCAGCGCCGACCGCAAAAAGCGCGTGCTCGACGCGATACGGCGCGTCGGCTATCAGACCAATGCGATTGCACGCAGCCTGAAAACGGGCAGCACGAAAACCATAGGGCTGATGATCGCCGACATCACCAACCCGTTCTTCACCGCCGTGATCCACTCGATCCAGGAAGTCGCCTACCACCATGGCTACGGCGTCATGCTCTGCTGCAGCGATGAGGACCCGGAAAAGGAGCGGCTGCATCTGCGGCTGATGTCGGATCGGATGGTCGATGCGCTCATCATTGCCACTGCGGGAGAAACACCGCCATTGCGCGCCCTGATCGACAGCCGCCGCAAGCCCGTGGTGCTGATCGACCGCCTGCTCGACGGCGTGGCGACGGACGCCGTGGTGATAGACAACGTGGCGGCGGCGCGCGATGCCGTGCGCTACCTGGTTTCCCTCGGGCATCGCCGCATCGGGTTGATCACCGGCAAAAGCACCCTGTCGACCGCCAGGGAACGCTACCAGGGCTATTGCCAGGCGCTGGCCGAGGCCGGCATTGCCATAGAGAACGCACTGGTGGGGGCGGCCCGGTTCGGCTCTGCAGATGGCTACGGCGCTGCCATGGGCCTGCTGTCACTTGCCGAGCGACCGACGGCGATCTTCGCCAGCAACAACCTTTCGGGGATCGGGTTGATGCGTGGCATCAAGGACTCCGGCCTGCGCTGTCCGGCCGATATCTCGGTGGCCTGCTTTGATGACTTCGAGTGGGCCGATGTCTTCGAGCCGCGCCTGACGACGCTGGTTCAGCCAACCCGGGCCATCGGCGCCCAGGCGATGGCAATCGTTCTCGAACACCTGCAAGATGGCGGCGCGCAGCGATCGGCGGCGCGGGTGGTGCGGATGCGTGCGCAATTGCGCATCCGCGATTCATGCGTCATGTGGCCGCCGCCCCCGGGTCTTTCCACCTGA
- a CDS encoding glycoside hydrolase family 172 protein: protein MNGFNGLGMHLGTLARLSDAKTRSISPENFSGEAGGGARATEGTGAAAARSLGQGWKVSPSIDVAPGATVALADIAGQGAIQHIWATVRNARWRLLILRMYWDDQEFASVECPIGDFFANGWESYAPVNSAAVCVNPGRAFNCYWEMPFRRRARITLTNLDEVSTRIYYQIDYTLTAVPDDVAYFHASFRRSNPLPYKSDHVVIDGICGQGQYVGTYMAWGTHNNGWWGEGEIKMFLDGDRAFPTICGTGTEDYFCGAYNFDPGWCDAQTPNGYREFCTAYAGLCQVIRPDGVYQSQQRFGMYRWHIMDPVRFQSQLRVTIQALGWRPDAERRYLPLQDDIASVAFWYQTLPGARLKELPERDFLEVL, encoded by the coding sequence ATGAATGGCTTCAATGGCCTGGGCATGCATCTGGGCACCCTTGCGCGCCTGTCGGACGCCAAGACCCGCTCCATCAGTCCGGAGAACTTCAGCGGCGAGGCGGGCGGCGGCGCCAGGGCGACCGAAGGAACGGGCGCAGCGGCGGCCAGAAGCCTGGGCCAGGGCTGGAAAGTGTCTCCGTCGATCGATGTGGCCCCGGGGGCGACGGTGGCTTTGGCCGATATCGCCGGGCAGGGCGCGATCCAGCATATCTGGGCGACGGTGCGCAATGCGCGCTGGCGCTTGCTGATTCTCAGGATGTACTGGGACGATCAGGAGTTTGCGTCCGTCGAATGCCCGATCGGCGACTTCTTTGCCAACGGCTGGGAGTCCTACGCGCCCGTGAACTCCGCCGCCGTCTGCGTCAACCCTGGTCGAGCATTCAATTGCTACTGGGAAATGCCGTTTCGCCGGCGCGCGCGGATCACGCTGACCAATCTCGACGAGGTCAGCACCCGCATCTACTACCAGATCGACTACACGCTGACGGCGGTGCCCGATGATGTGGCGTATTTCCATGCGAGCTTTCGTCGCTCCAACCCGCTGCCCTACAAGAGCGACCATGTGGTCATCGACGGGATTTGCGGCCAAGGGCAATATGTGGGCACCTACATGGCCTGGGGCACGCACAACAACGGCTGGTGGGGTGAGGGCGAGATCAAGATGTTCCTCGATGGTGATCGCGCGTTTCCGACGATTTGCGGCACCGGCACCGAAGACTATTTCTGCGGCGCGTACAACTTCGACCCCGGCTGGTGCGACGCGCAAACGCCCAATGGCTATCGCGAGTTCTGCACGGCCTACGCCGGGCTGTGCCAGGTGATTCGTCCCGATGGCGTTTACCAGTCGCAGCAGCGCTTCGGGATGTACCGCTGGCACATCATGGATCCGGTCCGGTTCCAGAGCCAACTGCGCGTGACGATACAGGCCCTGGGCTGGCGGCCCGATGCCGAGCGGCGCTACCTGCCGCTGCAAGATGACATTGCCTCGGTGGCCTTTTGGTACCAGACATTGCCCGGCGCACGATTGAAGGAGCTGCCGGAAAGGGATTTTCTGGAAGTCCTCTGA
- a CDS encoding ABC transporter permease has product MKFLISRLTSYLAVILFGITAIFFIPRLLPVNPVEAMLGRILSQGAYMQQEQVSALREVLSDAFGLNGSLASQYAGFLRRVLLTQDFGPSLAMYPTPVKELIAQALPWTFGLLLSSVLIAWVVGNALGLITGALPTRKLSRVLEGVALVFYPIPYFVLALVLSILFSFVWTVFPLTTTIRGVGWSWGFIGSVIYHSLLPAASIVAVTFGWWMLSMRALTETLMDEEFVIYARLKGLSNRRIILRYILPNTLLPQITFLALQLGLMFSGAIVTEIVFNYPGVGSLIHTAVLQGDYSLLTGAVSLSIVAVATLTLLVDLSCPLIDPRIRQR; this is encoded by the coding sequence ATGAAATTCCTGATCAGCCGACTCACGAGTTATCTGGCCGTGATTCTTTTCGGGATCACCGCGATCTTCTTCATTCCGCGCTTGCTCCCGGTCAACCCGGTGGAGGCCATGCTGGGGCGCATCCTGTCGCAGGGCGCTTACATGCAGCAAGAGCAGGTCAGCGCGTTGCGGGAGGTGCTTTCGGACGCTTTCGGCCTGAACGGAAGCCTGGCGAGCCAGTATGCGGGGTTCCTGCGGCGCGTCTTGCTGACACAGGACTTCGGGCCCTCGCTGGCGATGTACCCGACACCTGTCAAGGAACTGATCGCGCAGGCCCTGCCATGGACTTTCGGCCTGTTGCTGTCTTCGGTGCTCATTGCCTGGGTCGTCGGCAACGCGCTCGGCCTGATCACCGGCGCATTGCCGACCCGAAAGCTGTCGCGCGTGCTGGAAGGCGTGGCGCTTGTCTTTTATCCCATTCCCTACTTCGTTCTGGCGCTGGTGCTGAGCATCCTGTTCAGCTTCGTCTGGACGGTGTTTCCGCTCACGACCACGATCCGTGGCGTCGGCTGGAGTTGGGGCTTCATCGGCTCCGTCATCTACCACTCCCTGTTGCCTGCGGCATCCATCGTCGCCGTCACCTTTGGCTGGTGGATGCTGTCGATGCGGGCCTTGACCGAGACGCTGATGGATGAGGAATTCGTCATTTATGCGCGGCTCAAGGGCCTGTCCAACCGGCGCATCATTTTGCGCTACATCCTGCCCAACACCTTGCTGCCGCAGATCACATTCCTGGCGCTGCAGTTGGGCCTGATGTTCAGCGGCGCCATCGTGACCGAGATCGTTTTCAACTACCCCGGTGTGGGTTCGCTGATCCACACGGCGGTGCTGCAAGGCGACTACAGCTTGCTGACCGGTGCCGTGTCGCTGTCGATCGTCGCGGTCGCCACCTTGACGCTGCTGGTCGACCTGTCGTGCCCGCTGATCGACCCGCGGATTCGGCAAAGGTAG